In one window of Juglans regia cultivar Chandler chromosome 3, Walnut 2.0, whole genome shotgun sequence DNA:
- the LOC109006911 gene encoding CTD small phosphatase-like protein 2 isoform X1 encodes MPSLKMKTKLSTSCFKETNGLHVCPKSSKISKNSCSYVRISEQAAEFDSFIHKCQDVSSSTQVSMKNIESDEAIDHEEFLDKENYQFQKQPSFFVDSAIIGRMESTHSSSLGTIFSPSLEPITKSKADDDAGNNKDPDIPLLGANDTDDNRSSSDYQTCDVSDFYISDMIVTSLPFNGHAFDDDISEGNCFPDYKCAEPSLLFDVAEQCMMLPFLEDTVRTSDMNNTQSCEEAMMGSDSTSLYRAIDQMRSCNQEFDVNADSDQAECFDPQVFLRNLPELSDVVSNFQPTILPKEAQNGKPVTLVLDLDETLVHSTLEPRDDADFTFTVFFDMKEHTVYVKQRPYLHTFLERVAEMFEIVIFTASQSIYAKQLLDVLDPAGKLISRRVYREACIFADGSYTKDLTVLGVDLAKVAIIDNSPQVFRLQVNNGIPIKSWFDDSSDSALISLLPFLETLVDADDVRPIIAKRFGTKE; translated from the exons ATGCCCTCATTAAAAATGAAGACCAAACTGAGCACAAGCTGTTTCAAAGAAACAAATGGTCTTCATGTATGTCCAAAGTCAAGTAAAATTTCCAAAAACTCTTGCTCGTATGTCAGGATTTCTGAACAAGCAGCAGAATTTGACTCCTTTATTCATAAATGTCAGGATG TTTCTTCAAGCACACAAGTGTCCATGAAGAACATTGAAAGTGATGAAGCAATTGACCATGAAGAGTTCCTGGATAAAGAAAATTATCAGTTTCAGAAGCAGCCATCATTTTTTGTTGATTCTGCAATCATCGGGAGAATG GAATCTACCCATAGTTCAAGCCTAGGGACgattttttccccttctttggAGCCCATTACCAAATCTAAAGCTGATGATGATGCAG GGAACAACAAAGATCCTGACATACCACTGTTGGGAGCCAATGACACTGATGATAATAGAAGTTCATCTGATTACCAAACTTGTGATGTATCAGATTTCTACATATCTGACATGATTGTTACTAGCTTACCCTTCAATGGGCATGCATTTGACGATGACATTAGTGAGGGCAATTGCTTTCCTGATTACAAATGTGCTGAGCCAAGTTTGTTGTTTGATGTGGCTGAACAGTGCATGATGCTGCCTTTCCTTGAGGACACAGTCCGAACCAGCGATATGAACAATACCCAATCATGTGAAGAAGCCATGATGGGTTCAGATAGTACTAGCTTGTACCGAGCAATTGATCAAATGAGATCCTGCAACCAGGAATTCGATGTCAACGCTGACTCCGATCAGGCAGAGTGCTTTGATCCACAAGTGTTCCTAAGAAATTTACCGGAACTCTCAGATGTGGTATCAAATTTTCAGCCCACTATATTGCCAAAGGAAGCTCAGAATGGGAAACCTGTAACACTAGTACTTGATTTGGATG AAACACTTGTTCACTCCACATTGGAACCCCGTGATGATGCGGACTTCACCTTCACTGTTTTCTTCGACATGAAGGAACACACTGTATATGTGAAACAGAGGCCTTATCTCCATACTTTCTTGGAGAGAGTTGCGGAGATGTTTGAAATTGTTATTTTTACTGCAAGCCAAAGCATCTATGCAAAACAACTTCTTGATGTACTGGATCCAGCTGGAAAACTTATATCTCGCCGAGTTTACCGTGAAGCATGCATTTTTGCAGATGGCAGTTACACTAAAGATTTGACAGTTTTAGGTGTTGATCTTGCAAAAGTTGCCATAATTGATAATTCTCCTCAG GTTTTCCGTTTGCAAGTCAATAATGGGATTCCTATAAAAAGTTGGTTTGATGATTCATCAGACAGTGCACTAATTTCCTTACTTCCCTTCTTGGAGACCCTGGTTGATGCTGATGATGTCCGTCCAATCATTGCCAAGAGATTTGGTACCAAAGAATAA
- the LOC109006911 gene encoding CTD small phosphatase-like protein 2 isoform X2 produces MPSLKMKTKLSTSCFKETNGLHVCPKSSKISKNSCSYVRISEQAAEFDSFIHKCQDVSSSTQVSMKNIESDEAIDHEEFLDKENYQFQKQPSFFVDSAIIGRMESTHSSSLGTIFSPSLEPITKSKADDDAGNNKDPDIPLLGANDTDDNRSSSDYQTCDVSDFYISDMIVTSLPFNGHAFDDDISEGNCFPDYKCAEPSLLFDVAEQCMMLPFLEDTVRTSDMNNTQSCEEAMMGSDSTSLYRAIDQMRSCNQEFDVNADSDQAECFDPQVFLRNLPELSDVVSNFQPTILPKEAQNGKPVTLVLDLDETLVHSTLEPRDDADFTFTVFFDMKEHTVYVKQRPYLHTFLERVAEMFEIVIFTASQSIYAKQLLDVLDPAGKLISRRVYREACIFADGSYTKDLTVLGVDLAKVAIIDNSPQVI; encoded by the exons ATGCCCTCATTAAAAATGAAGACCAAACTGAGCACAAGCTGTTTCAAAGAAACAAATGGTCTTCATGTATGTCCAAAGTCAAGTAAAATTTCCAAAAACTCTTGCTCGTATGTCAGGATTTCTGAACAAGCAGCAGAATTTGACTCCTTTATTCATAAATGTCAGGATG TTTCTTCAAGCACACAAGTGTCCATGAAGAACATTGAAAGTGATGAAGCAATTGACCATGAAGAGTTCCTGGATAAAGAAAATTATCAGTTTCAGAAGCAGCCATCATTTTTTGTTGATTCTGCAATCATCGGGAGAATG GAATCTACCCATAGTTCAAGCCTAGGGACgattttttccccttctttggAGCCCATTACCAAATCTAAAGCTGATGATGATGCAG GGAACAACAAAGATCCTGACATACCACTGTTGGGAGCCAATGACACTGATGATAATAGAAGTTCATCTGATTACCAAACTTGTGATGTATCAGATTTCTACATATCTGACATGATTGTTACTAGCTTACCCTTCAATGGGCATGCATTTGACGATGACATTAGTGAGGGCAATTGCTTTCCTGATTACAAATGTGCTGAGCCAAGTTTGTTGTTTGATGTGGCTGAACAGTGCATGATGCTGCCTTTCCTTGAGGACACAGTCCGAACCAGCGATATGAACAATACCCAATCATGTGAAGAAGCCATGATGGGTTCAGATAGTACTAGCTTGTACCGAGCAATTGATCAAATGAGATCCTGCAACCAGGAATTCGATGTCAACGCTGACTCCGATCAGGCAGAGTGCTTTGATCCACAAGTGTTCCTAAGAAATTTACCGGAACTCTCAGATGTGGTATCAAATTTTCAGCCCACTATATTGCCAAAGGAAGCTCAGAATGGGAAACCTGTAACACTAGTACTTGATTTGGATG AAACACTTGTTCACTCCACATTGGAACCCCGTGATGATGCGGACTTCACCTTCACTGTTTTCTTCGACATGAAGGAACACACTGTATATGTGAAACAGAGGCCTTATCTCCATACTTTCTTGGAGAGAGTTGCGGAGATGTTTGAAATTGTTATTTTTACTGCAAGCCAAAGCATCTATGCAAAACAACTTCTTGATGTACTGGATCCAGCTGGAAAACTTATATCTCGCCGAGTTTACCGTGAAGCATGCATTTTTGCAGATGGCAGTTACACTAAAGATTTGACAGTTTTAGGTGTTGATCTTGCAAAAGTTGCCATAATTGATAATTCTCCTCAG